From one Lolium rigidum isolate FL_2022 chromosome 4, APGP_CSIRO_Lrig_0.1, whole genome shotgun sequence genomic stretch:
- the LOC124649639 gene encoding ankyrin repeat and death domain-containing protein 1A-like: MEEESHCPLRWESTGDQWWYATPVDWAAASGHYDVVRELLRLDANLLIKLTSLRRIRRLESVWDDDMRFADAAANRAAVARCLLRDCESRTAARGNRLIRAGYGGWLLYTAAAAGDAAFARELLARQPLLVFGEGEYGVTDILYAAARSRRPELFRMLLNAVLSPPREDGADNGGGYMFRREMMNRAMHAAARGGDLEILRELLDGCSDAAAFRDAQGATILHAAAARGQVEVVKDLVVAFDIANSIDDQGNTALHIAAFRGHLPVVEVLIAASPSLISATNEVGDTFLHMALTGFRTLGFRRLDRQMELTKRLVSGSIMNVSSIINVQNDDGRTVLHLAVVGNLHSNVVELLMTAPSIDLNVRDNNGMTPLDLLKKQPQTASSEILIKELMLAGGISNSRDHETRSAIASQLKMHQIVGSPGTSFRISDAEIFLHAGIDASGISERSVSFSSFDRTEPEIQESGLKRMGSMRSAANHLKVLLRWPLRKGKKSAGGPNELDDDASSVDSVKSWSHVETTPTPLRQRYSKVSSLFGNKRTFATKGTPSPSTKMRSVASFTQGVMQPESPLASASWSSSSLVDKIEAVHLDKDEPSPSPSGVTRHTPKKYGSLNSRLMNQYLGTRAQGLTLDDSTSGQRSSRMSRGSLLSVA, translated from the exons atggaggaggaatccCACTGCCCGCTCCGGTGGGAGAGCACGGGCGACCAGTGGTGGTACGCCACGCCCGTCGACTGGGCGGCCGCCAGCGGCCACTACGACGTCGTCAGGGAGCTCCTCCGCCTCGACGCCAACCTCCTCATCAAGCTCACCTCCCTGCGCCGCATCCGCCGCCTCGAGTCCGTCTGGGACGACGACATGCGcttcgccgacgccgccgccaaccGCGCCGCCGTGGCCCGCTGCCTGCTCCGGGACTGCGAGTCCCGCACCGCCGCCCGGGGGAACCGCCTCATCCGGGCCGGGTACGGCGGGTGGCTGCTCTACACGGCGGCCGCGGCCGGGGACGCCGCCTTCGCGCGGGAGCTCCTCGCCAGGCAGCCCCTGCTGGTGTTCGGCGAGGGGGAGTACGGCGTCACCGACATCCTCTACGCCGCCGCCAGGAGCAGGCGACCGGAGCTGTTCCGGATGCTGCTCAACGCGGTGCTGTCCCCGCCCAGGGAAGATGGGGCTGACAATGGCGGGGGGTACATGTTCAGGCGCGAGATGATGAACCGGGCGATGCACGCCGCCGCCAGGGGTGGCGACCTGGAGATCCTCAGGGAGCTCCTGGACGGCTGCTCTGATGCCGCGGCGTTCCGGGACGCGCAGGGCGCCACCATCCTGCACGCCGCTGCTGCGAGGGGACAAGTTGAG GTTGTGAAGGATCTAGTTGTTGCTTTTGACATCGCCAACTCTATAGATGACCAAGGGAATACTGCTCTGCATATAGCAGCATTCCGAGGTCATTTGCCAGTGGTTGAAGTCCTCATTGCTGCTTCCCCATCACTAATATCAGCTACAAATGAAGTTGGCGACACGTTCCTTCATATGGCACTAACTGGCTTCAGAACTCTTGGCTTCCGAAGGCTCGACCGTCAGATGGAGCTTACAAAGCGATTGGTCAGTGGATCAATCATGAATGTCAGCAGCATTATCAATGTGCAAAATGACGATGGAAGAACAGTTCTTCACTTGGCAGTGGTCGGAAATCTGCACTCCAACGTCGTTGAGCTCTTGATGACCGCACCGTCGATTGATCTCAATGTCCGTGACAACAATGGCATGACACCTCTGGATTTACTGAAGAAACAGCCACAGACAGCATCATCTGAGATACTGATCAAAGAGCTGATGTTGGCTGGTGGGATCTCAAATTCAAGGGATCATGAGACAAGGTCGGCCATCGCTTCTCAGCTGAAGATGCACCAGATTGTAGGCAGCCCAGGGACTTCTTTCAGAATATCAGATGCCGAGATCTTTCTTCATGCGGGTATTGATGCGTCAGGCATCAGCGAAAGAAGCGTCTCATTCTCTAGTTTTGACAGGACTGAACCTGAAATTCAGGAATCTGGTCTTAAGAGAATGGGTTCTATGCGAAGCGCAGCAAACCATCTCAAGGTCCTACTCAGATGGCCTCTCCGCAAGGGGAAGAAATCAGCTGGTGGACCTAATGAATTGGATGACGACGCCTCCTCGGTGGATTCAGTCAAGAGCTGGAGCCACGTGGAGACTACCCCGACACCGCTGAGGCAAAGGTACTCCAAGGTGAGCTCCCTGTTCGGCAACAAGCGAACCTTTGCAACCAAGGGCACGCCTAGCCCATCAACAAAGATGAGGTCGGTAGCTAGCTTCACACAAGGGGTCATGCAGCCCGAATCTCCTCTCGCTTCTGCTTCCTGGTCATCGTCATCATTGGTCGACAAGATCGAAGCGGTCCATCTAGACAAAGACGAACCATCACCTAGTCCCAGTGGAGTGACTAGACATACACCTAAGAAATATGGATCCCTGAACAGCAGGCTTATGAACCAGTACCTTGGCACTAGAGCGCAAGGGTTAACCTTGGATGATTCAACCTCAGGGCAGCGGTCGAGCCGGATGTCGAGAGGGTCACTTCTGTCAGTAGCCTGA